The following proteins are encoded in a genomic region of Pyxicephalus adspersus chromosome 9, UCB_Pads_2.0, whole genome shotgun sequence:
- the LOC140338649 gene encoding uncharacterized protein encodes MSSWVKVTRGQPQKPVNKKKPSGIPRLLDINPYKPSQKFSDLYPRDVEDQSSFEELFGKKHNYSAGTEEYCERYQYSQNNTQYNSDDRRQKLYLKFYQQIQDEYHKERPSDCVIVAISKEQMEYATVIGHRLQDHGLVVEMIYLTSETGLTRALQEVKNDGSPFCILVEHSNVALSSCTAIILHESIKIHRNMPMEDALALVVKAFGKIFGEREQQERNEISHKAADLADDYLERELYESYTVPLDIRHLLYLLSDGKYLYAEELKSISDYLKTRITELEGFEEADTTEQANPTYDSHANSKTHLLDKPPPLLPTPARNSFGGLAKPSLLGDRPSAGGIGLLSSQGFKQVDHSEDGANAIYNTLPGVSTDALTKPPPLLPTPVRTPLLAVGKPSLLSDRSPPGLLPTPGLSAPKGKPPPLLAMPTKRPPLLGFSPISAAKRPLLGEKPGLLPTPAVSANTTSHLWPVKPKSLLK; translated from the exons CATTAATCCATACAAGCCAAGCCAAAAGTTTTCTGACCTATATCCCAGAGATGTGGAAGATCAAAGCAG CTTTGAAGAACTATTTGGAAAGAAACATAATTATTCTGCTGGGACAGAGGAATATTGTGAGAGATATCAATATTCTCAAAATA aTACACAATACAACTCCGATGATCGGAGGCAGAAGCTGTATTTAAAGTTCTACCAGCAAATACAAGATGAATATCACAAGGAGAGGCCATCAGACTGTGTGATTGTAGCTATCAGCAAGGAACAGAT ggAGTACGCCACTGTCATAGGTCATCGATTGCAAGATCATGGCCTAGTGGTGGAGATGATTTACTTGACATCAGAAACTGGTCTCACACGTGCCCTCCAGGAGGTTAAAAACGACGGCTCCCCGTTTTGCATACTAGTTGAGCATTCAAATGTAGCCCTCTCCTCTTGCACTGCAATCATTCTTCATGAGTCTATCAAAA TACATCGTAATATGCCCATGGAGGATGCCCTGGCTCTGGTAGTTAAGGCATTCGGGAAAATTTTTGGCGAGCGTGAACAACAGGAGCGTAATGAAATTTCACACAAAGCGGCTGATCTGGCAGACGACTACCTGGAGAGGGAACTCTATGAATCTTACACTGTCCCTCTGGACATTAGGCACCTTCTCTACCTTTTAAGTGATGGCAAATATTTATATGCCGAAGAGCTGAAATCAATCAGTGACTACCTGAAGACCAGGATAACTGAGCTGGAAG GCTTTGAAGAAGCAGATACTACTGAACAGGCTAATCCTACATATGATAGTCACGCCAACAGTAAAACACATCTCTTGGATAAGCCCCCTCCACTTCTTCCCACGCCTGCCAGGAATTCATTTGGAGGACTAGCTAAACCATCTCTATTGGGTGACAGACCATCAGCTGGTGGTATTGGTCTTCTTTCCTCTCAAG GCTTTAAACAAGTTGATCACTCGGAAGATGGAGCTAATGCCATTTATAATACACTACCCGGTGTTTCAACCGATGCCCTGACGAAGCCTCCACCTCTCCTTCCTACTCCTGTTAGGACCCCATTATTGGCAGTAGGGAAGCCATCTCTTTTATCGGACAGATCCCCACCTGGGCTTCTTCCTACACCAG gatTATCAGCACCAAAAGGCAAACCTCCGCCTTTATTGGCAATGCCAACAAAAAGACCTCCACTCCTTGGCTTTTCACCAATTTCTGCTGCAAAAAGACCACTCCTCGGTGAAAAACCAGGTCTTCTTCCCACCCCTG CTGTTTCTGCAAATACAACTTCACACCTCTGGCCAGTGAAACCCAAATCTTTACTCAAGTAA